Genomic window (Centroberyx gerrardi isolate f3 chromosome 9, fCenGer3.hap1.cur.20231027, whole genome shotgun sequence):
CACAATTTACACAACAATATTGACGGTCTGCGTCTATTCAGGCTTCAAATCATGGAATGACAGGAGCTGATCCCCAGAGGAGATAAGGGGCTGCTGTTATACGTCTGTCAAAATTACAGCAACCGGATGGTTTACACACACCATACACTGTATAAACCACTGCCTGAGCTCAGGTATGTGCAGTATAGTAAGTCAAGGCTCTGATGTTCGTACTTCATGCAATCCCAGCCCAGTGATGTGAAGTGGACTGGATACAGAGCCAGATCCTTAGCTTGTGGGGTACAAGTGAATCATGATGGGTCAAGCTTGTCATCacaacagggtgtgtgtgtgtgtgtgtattctggggatggggggggggtcgtCCTGAGCCTGAGGTGAAGGTGTCAGACATCTGCTTTCTTGGTTATAAATCGTCCACCTGCTGGGCTGCACTAACTGGCTCCTTACCCAGAGGCACCATGGGAACTTTTAACCCTGGATGGTATCTACCCCACCTAAACCCATTACTATAGTGTGCAGAGGtagaaagtaactaagtacatttactcaagtattGTACTGTACTTGCTGTTATCAAGCATTGTGCTATTTCGGAGGCTTTATGGTTTGGGAATTTTTGCTGTAGGTTTGAGCGCTCAGACAGAAGAGCAGTGTGGGTTTGGAGAAAAATGACAGATTAAGATGCTGACTGAGGATCAAAGGTGAGAGAAGGCCTAACTGGTTTCATTTCCTCCTGTGTCTCATGTTTGGTGGTGACAGCATCTTTCACAACAAAACtagagcagagagcagcagataTCATTTATCTGTCATTCAGTTGCCACAGTGTGTAGCCTACACAGTGTGGGTTAAAGTGGTTAGAGTAAAATCCATTGCTTCCTCAATATGTGGCCACTGTGGAAGTTGtgattttttgtttcatttgatcagatttatgTGATACAAATATTATGTGACTATTCGAATATGGATATTTTTAATTTCAACTTGTCTTTTTGGCCCTTTCAGATTTCTTTTAATTTTCATGTGGAAGAGAAAGCCAATCATAAGCTCTCAATActcttttaaaaatgttcaaagATAGTGGCTTCTTCACTATAAGCAGGGTCAGGaaggttactttcaaaatgtaatccaaTAACAGACTATTGATTACCTGCTAACAATTATGATTAGCAATGTGTTGgaatactcaaactcagtagtgtaatctgattacttccAGCTACCTTTGAGCTACTTTGCTTCCAAAAGGTAAAGATTATGAAGTTAAACCAACCATTTTCCCCCAAATTACACACCGTAATTTGAATAGTGTTCAAATCAGCATCTACAACCAGCACCAACCATTAATGTAAGAAATGTAAAGTTATTTTTTATATAGTCTCACAACCAAAATGTTTTTCCCTCGAAAAAATGTTGTGTGCCCCTGCCCCTGCCAATCCTAACCCTGAATATAAAGTCTAGTAAAAAGGCATAATAACATAGTCATGGTGACACCAAGTGGATATGTTGGATCACTGCAGGCTCCAAACCGCTGACTTGATTACTGCAGTTATATAAATTACAATTAAACACTTGGGAATATTCAGATCAGGATAAACCCTGGACCCTGGTGTGATATTTTAATCAGAGGAGGGAGGCAAAAACTAACTTTCTTTATGGAGACAGACTTCAGTTGTCTTCGCTCCCAGACTTTCAATCCATATTTTCTCCTGAACCGGCAAAAGTTATACTCTATAAACCCATAATTACTGCATCACCACACCCAAATATTTGTATTAATGTCTATATCCTACAACTGCGTTCTTCTCTGAAATAATACTATCACAATGTGATTCTACCACAGCAAACCTAAACATTAGAATCTGATGCCTGCTTTCACTATAAATGCCTGACTTTATCTCATCCTCCGGCCTACAATACACAGTTTTATCACTCCCAGTACTGGAGGGAATCATATCCACAAACAATCAAGTCAGCCTGCTCATTACAGCAGATAAACAGACGTCCTCTGGATCCTGATGGCATCCATTCACTTTCAAGGGAACAAACAGGTCGTCCCTTTGTTATAAGGACACCGAGCCTGGGGAAAAAGACTATTTCAATCCATACATGGCCAGTTTGCTCACTATTTGAACATAGATTCTTGTCTTGAAAGTGATGTTGTGGCACATACCGCTGTTCCTCTTTAGGAGCAGCTATGACCTCAACGGCAATATCTTAAAAAGGCCAAGAATTTAAATGATATGTTATTGAGAATTCACAAAAAGAGTGGCAGGGGCTGCCAAACATCCAGAAATGCCTGTGGGATCAATCTGCTCCCTGTGTCCTGTTGTGTGGCTGAGGAAGAGGGGTTGTTTTCTCGGGGCTTTCTTTCACCAGAGGGGCTGGGCTTTGGTGGGACAAGTGGGCTGGCTGCTCTTCCCTGCAGgataagaggaaagaaagaaaaaacatttggaCGAAAGGGAGGGCAGAATGAGGGTCTGGAAAGGCCTTTTCCCGCCCCTGTGCTTTGGAACCTCCTCTGTCGATTTATAGGtcctccatacacacacccacatacaggcacacacacacacacacacacacagatagacagaccgGCCTAGTAGACAAAGTCAGGATGTGACATCACCCACAGGAAGAGAAGccaaacaacttttttttcccccctttgctGCTCCGTCTGTGCTGTGCCGCTGAGTGAAGTTGGAGCCTCTGCGTCTGTTGGAGGCCGGCGGGAGGGAGCAGatccagaggaaccagaggggACATAGCTGGGCTTGTTCTCCACAGGGAGTTTAAAGTCAAGGGGCCCGACGGGCGAGTCCTCCCTGGCCTTCCCACGACTCTCCGCCACATTCCTAACCCTCCGCTCTGGGATTTCAGCCAGGTACAGTGGAGACAACTTTTTCCATTCTgtaacctctttttttttttttatctctctcaaCCTCTTCCTTTGTTGTACATTTTCTGAGTGCTGCGCGCTGCAttgctttctcttcttttttttcctctcacattTTTGTGTAGGATCTTGAAAGGGCTATTGTTATTCTCCAGTGTCAGAGGCAAATTCCATGGAAACTCATGAAAGTATGCATGCAGGGTCTGCCAGCCCCAGTACGTGATCAGACACGCTTCAGTCTGAGGCTGTCGAGGCATGCAGGGAGAAGCGAAGTAATCAAACTGAAAGTAACTCTATCCCACATGTATTCTTCTTTTGTGTAAACAATGACTGTCTTCAATAACCAATGGTGTTGAGTCATTGTCCATGTTTACTGTGTGGTTTATGTTTGACTGAAGTTACTGCTTGAGTTGAAGAGTGAATGAAAGTGTCTATCAGTCATGAGGAGGCTCCCTATTCATAAGCCCTTTTGTTGTTTACAGCCATCTCATGACCACGTATTCATGCTCCCCCAGTGGTGAGTTTTGATCCAAGATCTGGCAGAATGTGAAAACTATTGACAGGGGAAAGTAGCGCTCTCACACACCAAATGTTGTCTGCAGGTTATATCATTGCCTTTAGCTCAATTTAACCCAAACGGTGAACCTAACCCTACAAAACTCTCAGCATAACAGACATGTGATGAGTCTGTGGGTTGTGAGAATTCAGAGAAGCGAATGACTGTGATTTCTCTGTCTATAATCACATGATTCCTAACAAAATTTCACAGAAATCCACCTGTATCGGCGTTCCAATGCAGGAACAGAAACTTTGCTTCAGCAAAACAACCACaggaaatgttgaggccggctGTGTGAAATGGGACACAGGACACAAATGCGGATATATAGTCTCACGTCACAACCACACAGCCGCTTAGATGTGACTGTAGTTATCGAATCTGCGGAAGACCACATGTGCTATAATTCTTCCAAAGTACTGGATTGAAACGCACAATTCAGTGGAGAGTTCCCAGTATAACATCAAGAAGTATTATCTCTTCTGAATCTGCAACATACCAAGAATTTATTTCTCATGGACTAGAAATTGTGACTTTTAAACTGGACATCATATCTTTTCTGTATTAACTTTATTTAGACCTCTTCAGTTAATATTCAAGCACTAATATTCACCTCCATGATCATCATTGGATCACCCTTCACTGTGATTAACATTTGATTTACTGAATGAAAATGTCAGACCCATTCAGACAGGTCATGATCCTAATCAGTGTACATTACCTGCCAGATGGTTAATAGCTAGAGTCTGTATATAAAAATAATCCTCTACTAATCATCTATTGACAGTGTTTCATGGCAAAGACTCATATCCCAGATGACGAGCCGTCAgtctgttattattttgtcagctGCCATGCtcagtgtttttattacacCACAAAAATGCCGGCACAAAAATGTCAGATTGAAGTGAACTTCATGCTTTTCTGTCCATAGCATGTACTTTTATGCCTCATTGCTCATTGAGAGCCAAAGAGCTGTTTCTGGGCACTGAAAATATCATAatgtggacattttttttttatctcccaaCGCTTTCTAGAGAAGTTTAATCTTTAGTGAGCCGCAGCATGTCATACATTCCCTCAATTACACTTGACTATCTCTTCTGATCTGATTTTACCACTACTGAGTCACACTGGTGCTATTTTCATCACTGGGTGGCTGTTGAAAGTCTTGTGATAGGTGAAGCAATTCTGGTTTCACAAAAAGTCAATAACTGCACATTCACAATGAACTCATTGGTTTGTCCTCAGTTGGGGGATACAGTTTCTTTATTCACAGAGCTTAGTGAATGAATTTTCCCAGTGCATATCCAACAGATGTTGCTTATCAAACCGCTCACGCAAATTCCCTTTATAAACAATCTGACAATGTTGTTTATGCTTTCCAGCTATCGTTTCCTCGTTCTGGTCATGCTGCCTGATCCTTGTCTGCTGACCGTACTGAAGCCATGGATTGACAGGAAAGGAACAAGCCCATGACCTCTCCTGACCTCTTGTGTTGTTCTGTTTcacagagaaaatacagagcTCCCTGTAATCTGAATCACAGCTCTGCAGGTGGCAGACGCTGACCCCATGTGACCGGATTTCAGCGCTGAAACCGGCTTGGTCCCCCTCTCAGGAAGGTCACACTTTATCACACTCAAAGCTAATTATTCTGGAGAGCCTGTTCACCCCTCGTCTCAGGGGCCACGACGGAGTTAATGGCGCTGTGCCTCGGACAAGTGTTCAGCAAAGACAAAACGTTCAGGCCGCGGAAGCGTTTTGAGCCTGGCACCCAGCGCTTCGAACTCTACAAGAAGGCCCAGGCCTCGCTGAAGTCCGGCCTGGACCTGAGGAAGGTGGTCCAGCTGCCGGAGGGGGAGAACATCAACGACTGGATCGCTGTGCACGTGGTGGACTTCTTCAACCGGATCAACCTGATCTACGGCACGGTGAGCGAGTTCTGCACCGAGCGCACCTGTCCCATCATGTCCGGGGGGCTGCGGTACGAGTACAGGTGGCAGGACGGGGACGACTACAAGAAGCCCACCAAGCTGCCCGCGCTCAAGTACATGAACCTGCTGATGGACTGGATAGAGTCGCTTATCAATAATGAGGACATCTTCCCCACCAGAGTAGGTGTGTGAGGAGTCCAAATGAAGTACAAAAGAACACATCAGTGTCAATCTAGAGTCCTGGGCCGTTCTCCTTCATTAAGATCTCAAATGGGATGGTAGAGGTTCAGACAGAGGTTAATTACACAACAAGCATGACATTTAGATCAGATTGAATGGGTGACTGTGGATCTATTGTGTCTCATCAACACTAAAGCTGACAATCAACATTTATTAGAGGAGAGAATTTATTATTTACATGCATAATCTGTACATTGAGTAGGCTGAGACACATTGAAGAGAAAAAGTAGGACCCGCACCACTATGCTCCACTTCACCTTTAttcaaaaatatatcaaatataacGTTTCAGCCACAGTAGGCCTTCGCCAGGTCTACACAGAGACCAGAGACTGTGTCTTTGACAGGATGAAGGCCTAATGTGGTTGAAAcgtattttatgtaaaaaaaaaaaaaaagaaggaaaggaccAAGTTATAAAGCCTTTATTGCATGGCTAATTCATATTGAATTCGTTAAATACATGTTTCGGCAATGTATATAATTCAGTATGAATTAGCCATGCAATAAATGCTTTATAACTTTTTCAACTAAAGAAGAATTGCCTTggtcttttccttctcttttgtATAATTTTGAAATTCCCTTACCAAAGAgcactttcttttttaatgctAATTTCCACTGGAGCACTTTTTCTGCTTTacatatattctattttataagTTTTTTAATAAAGGTGCAGTGGAGCAAAGTGGTACCTTTCCTCTTTATTGTCCCCTTTTTTCGACCCAGCACCAGTGTATAATTACTCCTACTTGCTGAAATACATTGTCCATATGAATCAAATTCCATGTACGACACTGACTATCCTTTGTACTCTAAGAACAATACTGTAGAAGAGGAATCACATACAGTTTTTTTAATCAGTTGAATTACAATCATGGCCCATATTGGGCTTTAATTATTGAAAATGATGGCATTCTTGTCTCAGATCTAATCAAACCATTTCTCGGGTGGGAACCACTTCATTTCGGTGACAGCTCTTCCCTTCTTTACACTACAGGCGTTCCCTTCCCCAAGAACTTCCAGCAGGTGTGCAAGAAGATCCTGAGCCGTCTCTTCAGGGTCTTTGTGCATGTTTACATCCATCACTTTGACAGCGTCTGCAGTATGGGAGCGGAGGCCCACATCAACACCTGCTAcaagcactactactacttcatcTCGGAGTTCAGCCTCATTGAACACTCTGAACTGGAGCCGCTGGTGAGACGTTAGGGAGGGTGAAGGGTGAAGACGGGGGTCAGGAGAGAGGGGATTAGATGGATGTTTTGTGTGGGAGGTTGTCTATATCACTCGCATAACTGTCCGTctagcaaaaaaacaacatcctGACACTTATAACCTAGTTGTACAGCTGTAGTTTTGTCTTTATATCACAGAACAATGTGTTTTCCCGGCTAGTGCacaacacaaaggaaaaaaaatttaGTGTGTCTGCTGAAACCACATAAACCGGATGATTACTGAGTCTAACTGTGGCCATAAAACACAAGACTAAACTGTGTTCTTGTTAAGATAGTTatatgaaatggcatctttgaTTCACCATTTGGCACCACGAATGGAATCAACAATGCACTATTTTGTTCCCCCAAGTTTGCATCATAAAAGAAACTTGTTAAACTGCTTTGTAGAAACTGGGTTAGTTTGAAGTAACAGCCATCATAAGAGAAAATGGGAGCTTTGTTCAGTCATATAACGAGTCAGAATTTGTATATTACCTTTTGTTGCTTTATTCCAACAAAGGGACCTCCATCACATGTGAGCAGATGGAGAATGGCGCTCCCAGCATCAATAAAAGGCCTCAGTAATCATCATTATGAAGCCAAGGCTATGTAATTCCCCTTGCAAAGTGAAATAGTAATGAGACATTTATGTCAACACACTGCAGGGAAGATAAATCTTGTAAACATAACAGTATGACAGACTCTATTTTATTGTCCTACTTTTAGCACCCGAGGcaatttttttattgtcatcGTAGTGGGAATGACAACAGTGTTGCTTCTCATGATAAGAAATAAGTGTGTGCTTGTTACTGTCCCTCATATTGAAGATTTAGATTGCACTTCATAATTATCATTCATCTCATGGCACGTTATTAATGGGAAGTGTTAAATATGTCCTTTGTCTTCTCTTCCCACAGAAAGCGATGACAGAGAAGATATGTAATTAAACGAAAACCACTTGGACAATGGAGTTTACATTTCAACATTCCCTGAGCCCCGCGAGAAATCACCGACTTCAAAACCGAAACACTCAAAAACCAAGAACATTTTTTTATGGATTTGAGCTGTGAGAGTGGTTTTCTAAGTGTAACTAGGAATGTTCACTAACTTAAACTTGACACACGTCTTCACATTGTGGCCCCATACCTTAACAGACCTTTTTGGTTTATTGTGGCGCTTTGATGAGCAGCATTCCAGGACTTTGTTTTAGTCTGTAATAACTAGATTGGCCCTCTACATGGCTTTGTTCGTCTTTTTGTGCATGTTTTGAACATTGTTTATGTTGGACCTTTGTATACTTTTTGATATATTGAGCCTTATTGTGAtgaatgaaacattttatttgatagCAGTGTTCTTCTAGTTTGATCTTATACTAAGGACATAAAAATGCAGGCAAAAAATGCACCATGTACCACACAAAAACATTGGGACATGATTCTCTTTTCATTATAAGCAAACTCTATTTCACAGCAATGAAAAGTGAATATATTTACAGGATGAATGCTGATGATACTGAGTTATTTATACCTGCTGCTTAGGTTTGATCCTATATCTGTCACAAAGCGACTGTTTCAGGCCAAACTCAAGACTGACAGATCCTTCCAGAATAACCTAGAAATAGACAAGGACCAGTAAAGATCTGcctcctttttaaaaaaaaaaaaaatagtatgtGATGTGGGTGGTATTTCCTCCAGTGATAACCTGTCAGACTTCTATAAACGAAtgtgtaaataaaggttatcaTCATGCACAAAAAATCCCCCACTACGTGGAGTGGGGTGTGGCGAGATGTCAATCCAAATGACGTTGCAGCGGTTTCCATATTTTTGACCAATGGGAGTTAGGAGAGTGTAGAAGGGGGCGGgagaaatgtgtgtttatgtattttccCGCCCCGTGCGTCACTGGTTAGCTCCGCTGTTGCTCTTCATGGATGCTTGCATCAGATGGCAGAGGCTTTGACTGAGGGATTTGGCCAGTTTGGAGACAGATTCCAGGTTAGATGCgtgtattatttcatttttgctATAATATTAACAAGGCGGCGTGTCATTACTAACTAGCCTATCTAATGAACGTTAATAGGAGGGACAAACTAAAGTgtttaacgttaacgttagctatagTTAGCTTGCTAAGGCTAACGTATAGGATAACGTTGACCAGTACATTCTAGTTAGTAACGTCAGTTAGCAAGCCAACACTGACTTCTCTTACGATCTTTTCATTTGTTAGCTTTACTACATTGTTCCCATCTTGCTAACGGTACATATATGTTTGCAACAATGTTGCCACTGAAAAGCAACGAAAAACGTTAGTTAGCTGGGTTAGTTAGCATACTGGGCTGTCACTATAGACAAGCTGGGATTAGTTAACGAgtttaataataatgacatcAACAGTAAGTCAAATACCTAATATCACTTGGAGCTGGCATGGGCAGCTGAAAGGTACAGTAACATTGCTTGCTACATAGTACAGTGCATTTGCTGACTACAGCATGAACTTCAGGAGTGAATGACTTTCACTTGGCAGAGAGCTGTAGCTAATACAGACCGGACTTGAATGTTCTGCGACCATTCAGTCACCGACTAACCCAACTTAACCAAAATGATCCATTTACATAAAGAGCAGAAGAAGGAGGAAATGCTTATGTAAACTGCTCTTTGGAATTCgtctagctaacgttacattcCTACAAGTGGGAacttgtacctttcagcttgATTGATGACGTTAGACCTACATGCTCTTCATTGCTCAAATTCTTTACCACAACTTCTGTATCTGCCTGCCGGCTTCTGTGTATGCCTGCCGGCCCACATTACGTTACTGTTCTAGATAACTAAAAATTGTCATGTGCTTTCAGTTGGCAGATATGGTGAGGCACAGCATGATGACAGACCTGCAAGCCTTCCAGCACTCTCTCCAGGTACAGTAGTGATCTGTAAAACTGCCGGGTTTGTGTGTCAAACCTGTAACTTCCTGAAAGCTGTTGCGTCAGATAGGCTTGAGCCAGAAACCAAGCTTCTCTTCTCAATAACCAAGCTTATCTGTATTGAAATATAGAGGTTTCGTCACTCTCCATGAGTCATGCACTATCACCGGCTGTGTGAATGCTTTTGGGAATATCCAAGGTCAGATGAGGCCTGTGATAGCATTTCCTGTATTCTTGTTTACATATAAGGCCACTGTGTTGGCAGGTTGCCTCAAGGAAAGATAATCAGCTAGGTCGTTGTAGTAGTAAATGACTCAGTGCGCCATTTAATGCAAAAGAAGGTCATATCTGTTATTATATCCGTTAGCCTAGTGGGGGCTGTAAGGTATAAGTTGTTTGGATGATCAGAAAAAGTAAAACTGTAATATTGCAGTTCCCACAGTGAACAAAAGTGAGAGAATAATGTTCTCCTTCTCGTCCTTTCTCTACCTTTCGACTGCCTGATCTCTCTGGCCACTCTCGcactttcccttcct
Coding sequences:
- the mob3c gene encoding MOB kinase activator 3C isoform X1, which encodes MALCLGQVFSKDKTFRPRKRFEPGTQRFELYKKAQASLKSGLDLRKVVQLPEGENINDWIAVHVVDFFNRINLIYGTVSEFCTERTCPIMSGGLRYEYRWQDGDDYKKPTKLPALKYMNLLMDWIESLINNEDIFPTRVGVPFPKNFQQVCKKILSRLFRVFVHVYIHHFDSVCSMGAEAHINTCYKHYYYFISEFSLIEHSELEPLKAMTEKICN
- the mob3c gene encoding MOB kinase activator 3C isoform X2, with translation MALCLGQVFSKDKTFRPRKRFEPGTQRFELYKKAQASLKSGLDLRKVVQLPEGENINDWIAVHVVDFFNRINLIYGTVSEFCTERTCPIMSGGLRYEYRWQDGDDYKKPTKLPALKYMNLLMDWIESLINNEDIFPTRAFPSPRTSSRCARRS